A part of Aspergillus flavus chromosome 5, complete sequence genomic DNA contains:
- a CDS encoding putative choline transport protein: MQCSVGFLVMGTAVKRVSQVSVEDVQPPTSKEKLSMANTAQDSLDMQRLGKTQQLKRNFRFVSILGFNCTLMATWESILLTSDYGLINGGRAGMVYVYIGTFIGFFASVASLAEIASRAPTAGGQYHWVSEYAPPSCQRFLSYITGWLAVLGWQAAFASVCFLAGTLIQGLLVTVDPVPTIHHIYTFERWHGTLLAIAIAVIATVLNGWGTHWLASLERFLLFIHIFGFFVVLIPLWVKADRASSAEVFQTFSNTGGWPNIGLACLVGQLTPIFSFTGPDAATHMAEEVQDASRTVPWCMISTALVNGTLGFVMLITFLFTMGDIESVLKAPSGFPFITAFQNATGSSNMAMGLACIILVMEVCSALGVLATTSRQIFAFARDKGLPFSSTLAYVHPKSKTPIWSILSSTVVTVLLSLINIGSTAAFNAIASLAIASMLTTYIIAIGCFFIARWQSRTLPSPRFSLGPYGPAINLISLFYLSFQIIFTFFPTTKDVVPRTMNWAVLMVGSVTLFAVFQYVSYARKVYQAPVDQTLRNQ, translated from the exons ATGCAATGCTCAGTAGGATTTCTAGTGATGGGCACTGCAGTTAAACGTGTGTCCCAGGTCAGTGTCGAGGATGTGCAACCGCCGACCTCTAAAGAAAAGCTCTCTATGGCAAACACCGCACAAGATAGTCTGGACATGCAACGACTGGGCAAGACGCAACAGTTAAAG AGAAATTTTCGGTTCGTATCCATCCTCGGTTTCAACTGTACGTTAATGGCAACATGGGAGTCAATTTTGCTCACCAGCGATTACGGCCTAATCAATGGCGGACGAGCTGGGATGGTTTATGTTTATATTGGTACTTTTATCGGCTTTTTCGCATCTGTTGCATCTTTGGCAGAGATCGCATCGAGAGCTCCTACGGCGGGAGGTCAGTACCACTGGGTTAGCGAGTACGCTCCTCCTTCCTGTCAAAGATTCTTAAGTTATATCACAG GATGGCTCGCAGTCTTGGGCTGGCAGGCAGCGTTCGCCAGTGTATGCTTTCTCGCCGGTACCTTGATTCAAGGTTTGTTGGTCACCGTAGACCCTGTCCCGACCATACACCATATATATACGTTTGAGAGATGGCATGGGACGCTCTTGGCGATTGCAATTGCGGTGATAGCCACCGTCCTCAATGGGTGGGGCACTCATTGGCTCGCCAGTCTGGAGCGTTTCTTGCTGTTCATTCATATCTTTGGATTCTTCGTGGTGTTGATCCCCTTGTGGGTTAAAGCCGACAGAGCAAGCAGCGCTGAAGTTTTCCAGACTTTTTCTAACACGGGGGGATGGCCGAATATTGGGTTGGCCTGTTTGGTCGGCCAACTGACCCCGATATTCTCTTTCACGGGGCCTGATGCAGCGACGCATATGG CGGAGGAGGTTCAGGATGCTTCCAGGACTGTTCCATGGTGTATGATCTCGACTGCCCTGGTCAATGGCACGCTTGGATTCGTTATGCTCATTACGttcctcttcaccatggGTGACATAGAGTCAGTGCTAAAAGCGCCCAGCGGATTCCCATTCATCACAGCTTTTCAAAACGCGACCGGGTCGTCCAATATGGCGATGGGACTCGCGTGCATTATCTTAGTGATGGAGGTATGCAGTGCGTTAGGTGTCCTAGCGACTACCTCACGTCAGATATTCGCGTTTGCCCGAGACAAAGGACTGCCTTTCTCGAGCACTCTCGCCTATGTCCATCCCAAATCTAAGACCCCTATCTGGTCTATTCTGTCTTCAACAGTGGTGACCGTTCTATTGAGCCTGATTAATATTGGCTCCACGGCAGCTTTCAACGCGATTGCCTCATTGGCGATCGCGTCTATGTTGACGACCTATATCATTGCCATTGGCTGCTTCTTTATAGCGCGCTGGCAGTCAAGGACGTTGCCTAGTCCTCGGTTCTCTTTAGGCCCGTATGGCCCAGCTATCAACTTGATATCCCTCTTCTACCTTAGTTTTCAGATCATCTTTACGTTTTTCCCGACGACCAAGGATGTCGTACCAAGAACTATGAATTGGGCGGTTCTTATGGTAGGCTCAGTGACTCTCTTTGCCGTCTTCCAATATGTTTCTTATGCACGAAAGGTATACCAAGCGCCTGTTGACCAGACCCTGCGAAATCAGTGA
- a CDS encoding ferric reductase transmembrane component 4 precursor (unnamed protein product): MHLRAAFLALCWAGVPALAGQGESHNAADSFDEYCFYSIYTALSDYAFAGSTILASSQDSQGGTSHGGSDTSGDGQSSSSMGQTSSSNQSASSTQSSAASEPSHGKRSLRRRGHKGSSGTSTGPCNSTIEVTSMYASAKAWCTKAELKATIPYWESLCEQNSLTLMDLSEVEANVTDTYLASLPTIDPEMNSTSTTATIESPVLLSHSYYKRAHKSYVTHDFALDKDKRFGWGLMGYWGGILVLGMMAKLMGSVSSQRRAPSCRDAEPNIALQSMHRKQTKPKAMTSVLHYLRTYFVVPASFAPILPHHQQLYYWHTVPRRLDLLIVLGFWALCIILACVDYQSFSGNIEMSSVFQQNWQYSSDRTGILSYACLPFLWLFAGRNNIFLWATNFSVQSFNIFHRHVAWACTILAIVHSINYSVVFAYYDGRFQSVWLQEYWYMGVVATILMSFMLVQSLTMLRRIGYETFLIIHIVFAIVVVYALFRHTSFDGTKWNGYLWPMVAIWGFDRTVRLVRIAYCNFNVRFGKQFVSTTQSTVHYCEDSDLIKVELWPASTTLTPQPGQHYYLYQPVSLKGWENHPFTLGAYVPTQDKNPEQGNKLIFYIRPYDGWTRRLRDLCRKSQMNIHLPLLLEGPYGSRAALHTCESILMIVGGTGIAAAVPYIIEHVSRAKEGKTRTVRVQLVWSARSTEMYSQVFSDELSTLLHHQDITTTYFCTNKSSLDPEMKTGSGSDVPGESPVSSTLGDKEGNVTSSVRNGTVQFLSGRPDVGGIIKAEAQEAKVSSGRLAVLTCGPAQMADDCRQTVYEVMKDGFQDIEYHEEAFGW, encoded by the exons ATGCACCTCAGAGCTGCCTTTCTCGCACTATGCTGGGCCGGTGTCCCAGCCCTTGCGGGACAAGGTGAAAGCCATAATGCTGCTGATAGCTTCGATGAGTACTGTTTCTATTCCATCTACACAGCCCTTTCAGATTATGCATTTGCTGGGAGTACAATTTTGGCGTCTTCTCAAGACAGTCAGGGTGGAACTAGTCATGGAGGCTCCGATACCTCTGGTGATGGGCAATCCTCTTCATCGATGGGGCAAACCTCGTCGAGTAACCAATCTGCTTCTAGCACACAGTCCTCCGCTGCAAGTGAACCGTCACATGGTAAGAGATCCCTGCGCCGCCGAGGACACAAGGGCAGCTCAGGAACCTCAACTGGGCCATGCAATAGCACCATTGAAGTCACTTCGATGTATGCAAGTGCAAAAGCATGGTGCACTAAGGCTGAACTCAAGGCTACTATTCCATACTGGGAGAGTCTCTGTGAACAAAATAGCCTGACCCTCATGGACTTGTCCGAGGTTGAAGCCAACGTTACCGACACGTATCTTGCGTCTCTACCCACTATCGACCCGGAAATGAATAGCACCTCAACGACTGCCACCATTGAATCGCCAGTTCTACTGAGTCACTCCTACTATAAAAGGGCTCACAAGTCATAC GTGACCCATGACTTTGCTTTGGACAAGGACAAGCGGTTCGGCTGGGGTCTGATGGGATACTGGGGAGGCATACTGGTCCTAGGCATGATGGCCAAACTGATGGGTTCAGTTTCTAGCCAACGACGGGCGCCCAGCTGCCGAGATGCAGAGCCCAATATAGCCTTGCAAAGCATGCATCGGAAACAAACTAAGCCTAAGGCTATGACATCTGTGTTGCATTACCTGCGGACTTACTTCGTCGTCCCCGCTAGTTTCGCTCCAATTTTGCCCCATCACCAACAGCTTTATTATTGGCACACTGTTCCACGCCGCCTGGACCTCCTGATTGTTTTGGGATTTTGGGCCCTTTGCATTATCCTTGCCTGCGTTGACTATCAGAGCTTCTCCGGGAACATTGA GATGTCAAGCGTGTTCCAGCAGAACTGGCAATACTCATCCGACCGTACGGGTATTCTGTCGTATGCTTGTCTTCCCTTTCTGTGGCTATTTGCCGGGCGTAAcaatatctttctttgggCGACAAACTTCAGCGTACAGtcgttcaatatcttccatcGTCATGTGGCGTGGGCCTGTACTATCCTTGCGATCGTTCATTCTATCAACTATAGCGTTGTGTTTGCATACTATG ATGGCAGATTCCAAAGTGTCTGGCTGCAAGAGTACTGGTATATGGGAGTAGTG GCCACTATTCTCATGTCTTTTATGCTCGTTCAATCGCTGACTATGCTGAGGCGTATTGGCTATGAGAcattcctcatcatccatatcGTTTTCGCAATTGTGGTTGTGTATGCTCTCTTCCG TCATACCAGCTTCGACGGCACCAAGTGGAATGGCTATCTGTGGCCAATGGTGGCGATCTGGGGCTTTGATCGTACTGTTCGCCTGGTCCGTATAGCCTACTGCAACTTCAATGTCCGGTTTGGCAAACAATTCGTGTCTACCACCCAGTCCACGGTACACTACTGCGAGGATAGCGATCTTATCAAAGTTGAACTATGGCCTGCATCAACGACACTTACCCCACAGCCTGGGCAGCATTATTACCTCTACCAACCCGTTTCTCTCAAAGGCTGGGAAAACCACCCATTCACTCTGGGCGCCTATGTACCAACGCAAGACAAAAACCCTGAACAAGGGAATAAGTTAATCTTCTACATCCGTCCTTACGATGGATGGACGAGGCGTCTTCGTGACCTTTGCCGCAAATCCCAGATGAACATTCATCTCCCATTATTGCTCGAAGGCCCTTACGGATCTAGGGCCGCTCTTCACACATGTGAGTCCATTCTGATGATTGTTGGCGGTACCGGTATTGCTGCCGCAGTGCCATATATCATTGAACACGTCTCGCGTgcgaaagaaggaaagacaagaacggTACGGGTCCAACTAGTTTGGTCTGCTCGGAGCACAGAGATGTACTCTCAAGTCTTCTCTGACGAGTTAAGCACCCTCCTACATCATCAGGACATTACCACGACCTACTTCTGTACCAACAAGTCATCATTGGACCCCGAAATGAAAACTGGAAGTGGTAGCGATGTGCCCGGTGAAAGCCCAGTAAGCTCCACGTTGGGTGACAAGGAAGGAAATGTGACTTCGTCGGTACGGAACGGAACCGTGCAGTTTCTCTCTGGCCGTCCTGATGTGGGTGGTATCATCAAAGCGGAGGCGCAAGAAGCCAAGGTCAGTTCTGGCCGATTAGCAGTGCTCACTTGTGGTCCAGCCCAGATGGCGGATGACTGTCGACAAACGGTGTATGAGGTAATGAAAGATGGATTCCAAGACATTGAGTACCATGAAGAGGCCTTCGGATGGTAA
- a CDS encoding high-affinity iron transporter FtrA, translating into MANQVFAVTVFFICFRECLESSIIVSVLLAFLTQTLGAEGDKAALKRLRIQVWCGVGLGLFLCLCIGAGMIGAFYGLEKDTFTNTEDIWEGIFGFIASIIISIMGAGLLRVNKMREKWRVKLSRALEKKEKSTTIMGRLKDWSEKYVMFILPFVTVLREGLEAIVYVGGVGLGLPASSFPLAVFCGLLAGVAVGYVMYRGGSSTSLQYFLIISTCFLYLVAAGLFSRAVWYLENNTWNHVIGGDASETGSGPGSYDIRQSVWHVNCCNPELGGGGGWGIFNALFGWTNSATYGSVLSYNLYWVVIITSYVCMRYNEKHGYIPVLTPIARKLKLGRFKKGSEEEHVPEVVEERKEVNHLARQIVTRTMSEA; encoded by the exons ATGGCAAATCAAGTCTTTGCAGTCACTG TCTTTTTCATTTGCTTCCGAGAATGTCTCGAAAGCAGTATCATTGTATCGGTGCTTCTTGCCTTCCTCACCCAAACTTTGGGTGCTGAAGGAGACAAGGCAGCTCTGAAGAGATTGCGAATACAG GTATGGTGTGGAGTAGGTTTAGGTCTATTCTTGTGCCTATGTATCGGTGCAGGTATGATCGGAGCTTTCTACGGGTTGGAAAAAGATACCTTCACGAACACAGAGGATATCTGGGAAGGCATTTTTGGCTTTATAGCATCCATCATTATTTCTATCATGGGGGCGGGCCTTTTGCGTGTGAACAAAATGCGCGAGAAATGGCGCGTCAAGCTCTCCCGTGCCttggagaaaaaggaaaagtcTACGACCATAATGGGTCGTCTGAAGGACTGGTCCGAGAAATATGTCATGTTCATCTTGCCATTCGTTACCGTTCTTCGAGAGGGACTTGAGGCTATCGTTTATGTCGGTGGTGTGGGACTGGGATTGCCAGCGTCTTCATTCCCCTTGGCCGTGTTCTGTGGCCTTTTGGCTGGTGTTGCAGTAGGCTATGTGATGTATCG GGGTGGAAGCTCAACTTCCTTACAGTACTTTCTGATTATATCTACTTGCTTCCTCTACTTGGTCGCCGCAGGCTTGTTTTCCCGCGCTGTCTGGTACCTGGAGAATAATACCTGGAACCATGTCATTGGTGGAGATGCTTCTGAGACCGGCTCAGGCCCTGGATCTTACGATATTCGCCAGAGTGTCTGGCATGTAAACTGCTGTAACCCAGagcttggcggtggtggtggttggggtaTCTTCAACGCTCTGTTTGGGTGGACCAATTCCGCCACCTATGGATCAGTGCTATCTTACAACCTTTACTGGGTAGTGATCATTACCTCATACGTCTGCATGAGGTACAATGAGAAGCACGGCTACATTCCCGTCTTAACACCGATCGCAAGGAAGCTGAAGCTTGGTCGATTCAAGAAGGGCTCTGAGGAAGAACATGTCCCCGAGGTTGTCgaagagaggaaggaggtTAACCATCTGGCCCGGCAAATTGTTACCAGAACAATGAGTGAAGCATAG
- a CDS encoding Cupredoxin, whose protein sequence is MNLLSLLSLSAISAIAWAETHVFDWNITWVTANPDGMQPRPVIGINNEWPLPLLNFTKGDRIIANVRNQLGNESTSVHFHGFFQNGTNEMDGPPGVTQCNIPPNETMVYNFTLDQSGTYWYHSHTKGQYPDGWRQALVIHDEEDPYIGKYYEERVITLSDWYHDEMPGLLKEFINVANPTGAEPVPKSALMNDTQNLTVPVEPGKTYLFRVVNIGAFASQYFWIEDHDMQIVEVDGVWTEPATASMIYIASAQRYSVLVTMKNETNANYAMVGSMDTDLFDTLPSDLNYNSTGWLVYDSSVEKPAAKSVSEFDFYDDFELVPYDGLERYGDADITVTLDLTMDNLGDGANYAFFNGISYVAPKVPILYSTLTTGSAATDAAIYGTDTNAFVLNKGDIVDIVLNNDDTGKHPFHLHGHNFQVIWRSGDYEGHFNPDNVTFSSVPVRRDTLIAKPMGNFVVRFKADNPGIWLFHCHIEWHMDAGLAAVMVEAPLYLQENLTIPQNHYDVCSASGTPTEGNAAGNTEDFYDLTGENKAVAPLPAGFTARGIVALVFSCVAAFLTLFLPEYLIDSCLPFHSEQWDAKITARKPDQIGMDAHFAHNPGIRPVAETLGDA, encoded by the exons ATGaatctcctctctcttctgTCGCTTTCGGCCATCAGTGCCATCGCCTGGGCAGAGACACACGTCTTTGACTGGAACATAACATGGGTAACAGCAAATCCTGATGGAATGCAGCCTCGTCCTGTGATTGGGATCAATAATGAATGGCCACTGCCTCTCTTAAATTTTACCAAGGGCGACAGGATTATTGCCAACGTGAGAAATCAGCTTGGCAACGAATCTACCAGTGTTCATTTCCATggcttcttccagaatggGACAAATGAGATGGATGGGCCGCCTGGCGTCACTCAATGCAACATTCCTCCAAATGAGACAATGGTGTACAACTTCACA CTTGATCAATCCGGTACATATTGGTATCATTCCCACACGAAGGGGCAGTATCCCGACGGCTGGCGCCAAGCTTTGGTGATCcatgatgaggaggatccCTACATTGGCAAATACTACGAAGAGCGAGTTATTACTCTATCTGATTGGTACCATGATGAAATGCCTGGTCTCCTgaaagaatttattaatgTTGCCAATCCAACTGGCGCAGAGCCGGTTCCCAAGTCTGCTTTGATGAATGACACACAGAATTTGACTGTCCCAGTGGAGCCTGGCAAGACCTATCTCTTCAGAGTAGTGAATATTGGCGCTTTTGCAAGCCAATATTTCTGGATTGAGGATCATGATATGCAGATTGTCGAGGTAGATGGGGTCTGGACAGAGCCAGCGACTGCCTCTATGATCTACATAGCCTCTGCACAGCGGTACAGCGTTCTTGTCACGATGAAGAACGAGACCAATGCCAATTATGCCATGGTCGGCAGCATGGATACA GATCTATTTGACACTCTTCCCTCGGATCTGAATTACAATTCCACTGGGTGGTTGGTCTATGATTCTTCTGTTGAGAAGCCAGCAGCCAAATCGGTGTCTGAGTTCGACTTCTATGATGATTTTGAGCTCGTTCCTTACGATGGACTAGAGCGGTATGGAGATGCAGATATTACCGTGACTTTGGATCTCACCATGGACAACCTTGGTGATGGGGCAAACTA TGCCTTTTTCAATGGAATCTCATATGTGGCGCCCAAAGTTCCAATTCTGTACTCGACGCTTACGACAGGATCCGCTGCCACAGATGCCGCTATATACGGCACAGACACCAACGCATTCGTTTTAAACAAGGGTGATATCGTTGATATCGTCCTCAACAATGATGATACTGGCAAACACCCATTCCACTTGCATGGACACAACTTCCAGGTCATCTGGAGAAGCGGAGATTATGAAGGCCATTTCAACCCGGACAATGTCACTTTCTCATCCGTACCCGTGCGGCGCGATACTCTAATCGCCAAACCGATGGGCAACTTTGTCGTCCGGTTTAAGGCAGATAATCCTG GTATTTGGCTCTTCCACTGTCACATCGAGTGGCATATGGATGCAGGGCTGGCCGCTGTGATGGTCGAGGCTCCGTTATACCTTCAGGAGAACCTGACTATCCCACAGAATCATTATGATGTTTGTAGCGCAAGCGGCACTCCAACCGAAGGTAATGCAGCGGGAAATACTGAAGACTTCTATGATCTTACAGGGGAGAACAAGGCAGTTGCCCCGCTCCCTGCTGGCTTTACGGCACGCGGCATCGTAGCTTTGGTTTTCAGTTGCGTCGCCGCTTTT TTGACGCTATTCCTGCCTGAATATCTGATTGATAGCTGCCTTCCGTTCCACTCGGAACAGTGGGACGCCAAGATCACAGCTCGCAAACCTGACCAAATCGGGATGGATGCCCATTTCGCGCATAATCCGGGGATTCGTCCAGTGGCGGAAACTTTGGGAGACGCGTAG